A stretch of the Petrotoga sibirica DSM 13575 genome encodes the following:
- a CDS encoding dihydrofolate reductase family protein: protein MRVKLIMVQSMNGKIRITDDSQRSWSSTEDKELFNNITRDIGIVLMGRKTFEEIGSPLKKRINVVLTGNPEKYKELELKYDKYLYFTDNPPEILLDKLEKKGYTEVALIGGPTINSLFLEKNLIDEIFLTIEPVIIEGDLSIFKYVNDKYNFKLNDFKKLNEDTILLHYLKVDDKEYPHAK, encoded by the coding sequence ATGAGAGTGAAGTTGATAATGGTTCAAAGTATGAATGGAAAAATTAGAATTACAGATGATTCGCAAAGAAGTTGGTCTTCGACTGAAGATAAAGAACTTTTCAATAATATAACCAGAGATATTGGCATAGTACTTATGGGTAGAAAAACATTTGAAGAGATAGGATCTCCTTTAAAAAAAAGAATTAATGTTGTGTTGACAGGAAATCCAGAAAAATATAAAGAACTTGAGTTGAAATATGACAAATATCTCTACTTTACAGACAATCCTCCAGAGATATTGTTGGATAAACTAGAGAAGAAAGGTTACACTGAAGTTGCATTAATAGGGGGCCCTACAATAAATTCTTTGTTTTTAGAAAAAAATTTAATTGATGAAATCTTTCTAACTATCGAACCGGTAATTATTGAAGGTGATCTATCGATTTTCAAATACGTGAATGATAAATATAATTTCAAGCTAAATGATTTTAAAAAATTAAATGAAGATACTATACTTTTGCATTATTTGAAAGTAGATGATAAAGAATATCCTCATGCGAAATAA